The genomic interval CAGCTGCTGCAGCAGCTTGCGCTGCAGCTGGAACACGACACCAAAGTCGCTGTCCTCTTCCTCCGGCTGCATCTGCCAGTAGGGGTGGGAGTGGGCCCGTGGGGATTGGGCCACAGTGGCCCCAACACCCACCTCTGGGAAACTCCAATCCCAGTCCCTGTTTTTGTAAAGTGTTCCCTGGTTGTAGTGGGATACCCATTCTCCAAATGGGAAGACTGAGGCCCAAGGCCTTCCAGGACCTCGGAGAAGGACTCGATCCAGTTCCTTTAAGACCTTGAAGGgatctttgttttttgtgtgtgtgtgtgttttttttgtttattttttatttttattttttgtgtgacagagagagagagagagggacagatagggacagacaacaggaagggagagagatgagaagcatcaattctttgttgcgacatcttagtttctcagtgattgctttctcatatgtgccttgacgggcggggggctccagctgagccagtaaccccttgctcaagccagcgaccttgggctcaagctggtgagccttgctcaaaccagatgagcctgcgctcaagctggcgaccttgggatctcaacactattcactgcgccaccgcctggacaggctggaagggatctCTGAATTGCAAAATCAGAAAAGGACAGGCATGGCAGGAGTCTCTCAGGGGAAGTTGGGTGGCCGTTATCTCCAAGCAGTTTCTGTCCTTGGCCCACTCCTCCAGCCCACTTCCACCCACTTCTCGTCACCTGCAGAACGTCCTGTAGGAAGGTGGTAGCCTGGACCAGGGCCCTCTCTAGGCTTGCCCGAACCTTCTGCTCTTGGGCCAGCTCCTGCTGTAGCTGCTGTGCCTtggcctgctgctgctgcagccgcTGGTTCAGCCGGTTTTGCTGGCTCCTGGCCCCGGGACCAGATGGGTCAGCCACCTCCCTGCTCCAAGGCAGTGGGCCCTGCCATTGCTCTTTAGTCCACAGGGACCCTCATCCAGCCCCAGGCCTCAGCTTGATTGACAGAGGAAGCCTCAAGGTCCCTCTAGAGAGGGGAATCGCTGGCCTATGTCATGTGGCCATAAAGTGACGAGCCCCCGCCTACTCCCAGTGCCCACCGCTCTGGGCCACACCTCAGTGCCTTGGTGTCCTCCTGCAGCTGCAGGAAGTTCTGCACTGTTTCGCTCAGCAGGATGTGCAgcccctcagcctctgctctgctctgctgctGCTCATGGCACTTCTTGGTCAGCATGAGGATGATCTGTGGGTGCAGGCAGGTGGCCATGTCCCGGGCTAGCCTGGGGCCCTCCACCAGCTCCATTCCCCCAGCTCCAGACTCCGCTAGGGCTTACCCCACTGTACAGAGAGGCCACAGCTGGCAACAGCAGCTGGGCAACTTCAACAAGGTatgggggctttttttttttttttttcatttttctgaagctggaaacggggagagacagacagactcctgcatgcgcccgaccgggatccacccggcacgcccaccagggggcaacgctctgcccatcctgggcgtcgccatgttgcgaccagagccactctagcgcctgaggcagaggccacagagccatccccagcgcccgggccatctttgctccaatggagccttggctgcgggaggggaagagagagacagagaggaaggagagggggaggggtggagaagcagatgggcgcttctcctatgtgccctggccgggaatcgaacccgggtcctccgcacgctaggccgacgctctaccgctgagccaaccggccagggcctaaggtatGGGGGCTTTAAACCCAGTAAAGAAAAGCTGGAGCTGCGGCCAGCAGCCCGGAGCCCCTACACAGCGGGCTCTGTCCCCTCACAGCTGCCTCCCATGACCTGGCTCCAGGCTGTGCTGGCCCTCACGGCAGGGCCCCTAGGGTTCCCTCCTGCTTTAGGTGCTTGGACACCCTGTGATGAGGGCCTGGTGGGCGCACCTTGTGGTGGCCTCTGCTCTTCATGGCCATGATCTCCTTGGTgtcctccagcagctgcagctgtTTGCACAGCTGGTCCTGGGCGCCCTTGAGCTGGTCGTTCTCCTGCAGCAGCTGCATGCCATACTTGGAGACCTTGGACAACTGCAGGGTCATGGTGTTGTTTTCCTGGATGGCCCGCTTTGTTGTGTCCCACATCTGGCTAGTGGCCACCTTGCGGAACTCGGTGGCCACCAGGTTCACACGCTGAATGATCTCCTTCTTCACTCTGGTCAGGATGGGTGGGAGTGAAGAGGGGTGGGCAGAGTGGGCACGGACCTCAGGCacccctctgctctgccccccaggctGGGTGAGCTGTGGCCAGGAGGCTTCTCCTGTACCCTTGGAATTATGAACCAAATCAGTTGGTTAtccatgaaataaatatgacttaAGTCACAAAATGTGCCCAAGGAAGGTCGGGGACTGCAATGCAGCGTGAGGACTAGAGTGGGGAGCTCGGCTATTTTCTCCCACCCCCCTAAGCCAGCCAGGATCCTGCAAAGTGCAGGGTGGGGAGTGGATGGGCTAGTGCAGTCCCCCAATTAGAAGCCGAGGCAGACAGATTTCTGGGGACTGGGCTATGCCTGGCCCCCTATGAAGGCTCCCAACACCTGGCCTGCCCACCTGTCCTTGTCCAGCACCGACTTCTTCTCCAGGTTGTACACGTAGTCCTTGTATTCTTTCTCCTGCTTCTGTA from Saccopteryx leptura isolate mSacLep1 chromosome 2, mSacLep1_pri_phased_curated, whole genome shotgun sequence carries:
- the CFAP157 gene encoding cilia- and flagella-associated protein 157 isoform X5; the encoded protein is MAPKKKANKGAKEPETKKKGGKKDSSPVTDTVLTEGMREFYHIQIRDLEDRLARYQRKWDELAAREDLFHQEFEQLANDKKEIVTFLKRTLNQRVDDIADLNEQLQSLQLAKEMEKDAFEAQLAQVRHEFQETKDQLTTENIILGGKLAALEEFRLQKEELTDKFLSLEDQLQKQEKEYKDYVYNLEKKSVLDKDRVKKEIIQRVNLVATEFRKVATSQMWDTTKRAIQENNTMTLQLSKVSKYGMQLLQENDQLKGAQDQLCKQLQLLEDTKEIMAMKSRGHHKIILMLTKKCHEQQQSRAEAEGLHILLSETVQNFLQLQEDTKALRSQQNRLNQRLQQQQAKAQQLQQELAQEQKVRASLERALVQATTFLQDVLQMQPEEEDSDFGVVFQLQRKLLQQLLAMLNSAMVQGPQVAVCPPQKSQPCGPKESLLVYPMEVMTPASSLQPVQHPATQD